From one Coxiella-like endosymbiont genomic stretch:
- the atpB gene encoding F0F1 ATP synthase subunit A: MSTQANLTSAEYVQNHMVHWKLNLHNFTFTDGGFWTLNLDTLVTSVVLGLLFFTLFYVIARCATANTPGKGQNFIEMVVEAIDNTVKDSFHGDRSLVAPLALTIFIWVFLMNCMDLVPVDLIPRLFDFADVDHFKAVPTADPTLTFAMSITVFILVIFYNFKMKGAIGLGKEVLSRPFGWYLIPINVIFRLIDEGVKPISLALRLFGNLFAGELIFILIALLPWWSQFTLGIVWTVFHLLVITVQAFIFMMLTVVYISLSAESH; encoded by the coding sequence ATGAGCACACAGGCCAACTTAACATCAGCCGAATATGTTCAGAATCATATGGTCCATTGGAAGCTGAACCTGCATAATTTTACATTTACGGATGGCGGCTTTTGGACACTTAATCTCGATACCCTTGTTACTTCTGTAGTGCTCGGTCTCTTATTTTTTACTCTCTTTTATGTGATTGCACGGTGTGCAACAGCCAATACTCCCGGAAAAGGACAAAATTTTATAGAAATGGTTGTGGAAGCAATCGACAACACTGTTAAAGATTCTTTTCATGGCGATCGAAGTTTGGTGGCGCCGCTAGCGCTGACCATTTTCATTTGGGTATTTTTAATGAATTGTATGGATCTTGTGCCAGTTGATTTAATACCCCGCTTATTTGATTTTGCTGATGTGGACCATTTCAAAGCAGTTCCTACCGCAGACCCCACCTTGACTTTTGCTATGTCGATTACCGTTTTTATTTTGGTTATTTTTTATAACTTCAAAATGAAAGGCGCTATTGGCTTAGGGAAGGAAGTTTTAAGTCGACCGTTTGGCTGGTATCTCATCCCTATTAATGTAATTTTTCGTTTGATTGATGAAGGGGTTAAACCGATTTCCTTGGCGTTGCGACTTTTTGGAAATCTTTTTGCAGGAGAATTAATTTTCATATTAATTGCGTTGTTACCTTGGTGGAGTCAATTTACATTAGGCATAGTTTGGACTGTATTCCATTTGTTGGTGATCACAGTTCAGGCATTTATTTTTATGATGCTGACGGTTGTATATATCAGCCTCTCAGCGGAATCACATTAA
- a CDS encoding ATP synthase subunit I produces MCQKSPSNKVTQSARVIAYRIVGLQAMIVVVIALGWWIKGAIENLSVLLGGMACLLPSLYFARRLFATTSPRVVKQSMVNFYLGEVIKLALSAGLVIVIILYIPVSIVPFIMGFVGAQFGFWLAPLVIKLDRV; encoded by the coding sequence ATGTGTCAAAAGTCTCCTTCAAATAAAGTAACACAATCAGCTCGCGTGATTGCTTACCGGATAGTCGGACTGCAAGCAATGATCGTAGTTGTCATTGCCTTGGGATGGTGGATAAAGGGGGCGATAGAGAATCTTTCTGTGCTTCTAGGAGGCATGGCCTGTTTGTTACCGAGCCTCTATTTTGCTCGCCGTTTATTTGCTACCACAAGCCCTCGAGTGGTCAAACAAAGTATGGTCAACTTCTATTTAGGAGAAGTGATCAAATTGGCACTGAGCGCTGGGCTGGTGATTGTAATTATCTTATATATCCCAGTTTCTATTGTGCCGTTTATTATGGGATTTGTGGGAGCCCAATTTGGATTTTGGCTCGCACCATTAGTTATTAAATTAGATAGGGTGTAA
- a CDS encoding DUF1328 family protein, with protein sequence MIALIAAIFGFMGISAASAGIVKVLFF encoded by the coding sequence GTGATTGCTCTGATTGCCGCCATATTTGGATTTATGGGTATATCTGCAGCTTCAGCTGGGATTGTGAAAGTTCTCTTTTTTTAA